From the Desulfarculaceae bacterium genome, one window contains:
- a CDS encoding thiolase family protein, with translation MKEAVIVAACRTAVGRAPRGTLRQTRPEYMASTVVGEVVKRTPGLDPKQIDDVILGCTFPEAEQGLNIGRVAAQKAGLPDEVPGMTLNRFCSSGLNAISVACERVMVGQADIMIAGGVESMSLIPMGGNMMMLDPELGAAKPWAYEGMGMTAENVANDFNISREEQDKYGVRSNELALKAIAEGRFKDEIVPLMVTKQKKTAKGKFELYEEVFDTDEGPRAGTTMETLAKLRPAFIKTGTVTAGNSSQMSDGAAAVMVMSKEKAAELGLKPMLTYRSFAVAGVDPRYMGIGPVAAIPKALKYAGIGVDDLNLIELNEAFGSQAAYCVRELGLNLDVTNVNGGAIALGHPLGCTGAKLTTQLAYEMNRRDANCRWGLVSMCIGFGMGAAGIFEKEDY, from the coding sequence ATGAAGGAAGCCGTGATCGTCGCGGCCTGCCGGACCGCGGTGGGGCGCGCCCCTCGGGGCACCCTGCGCCAAACCCGGCCCGAGTACATGGCCAGCACGGTGGTGGGCGAAGTGGTCAAGCGCACCCCGGGCCTGGATCCCAAACAGATCGACGACGTGATCCTGGGCTGCACCTTTCCCGAGGCCGAGCAGGGCCTGAACATCGGCCGGGTGGCCGCCCAAAAGGCGGGCCTGCCCGACGAGGTGCCCGGCATGACCCTCAACCGCTTCTGCTCCTCGGGCCTAAACGCCATCAGCGTGGCCTGCGAGCGCGTCATGGTGGGCCAGGCGGACATCATGATCGCCGGCGGCGTGGAGTCCATGAGCCTGATCCCCATGGGCGGCAACATGATGATGTTGGACCCGGAGTTGGGGGCGGCCAAGCCCTGGGCCTATGAGGGCATGGGCATGACCGCCGAGAACGTGGCCAACGACTTCAACATCAGCCGCGAAGAGCAGGACAAGTACGGCGTGCGCTCCAACGAGTTGGCTCTCAAGGCCATTGCCGAGGGCCGCTTCAAGGACGAAATCGTGCCCCTGATGGTGACCAAGCAGAAGAAGACCGCCAAGGGCAAGTTCGAGCTCTACGAGGAGGTCTTCGACACCGACGAAGGCCCCCGGGCCGGCACCACCATGGAGACCCTGGCCAAACTGCGCCCGGCGTTCATAAAGACCGGCACGGTGACCGCGGGCAACTCATCCCAGATGAGCGACGGCGCGGCCGCGGTGATGGTCATGAGCAAGGAAAAGGCGGCCGAGCTGGGCCTCAAGCCCATGCTCACCTACCGCTCCTTCGCAGTGGCCGGCGTGGACCCGCGCTACATGGGCATTGGCCCGGTGGCGGCCATCCCCAAGGCCCTCAAGTACGCGGGCATCGGGGTGGACGACCTGAACCTCATCGAGCTCAACGAGGCCTTTGGTTCTCAGGCGGCCTACTGCGTGCGCGAGCTGGGCTTGAACCTAGACGTGACCAACGTCAACGGCGGGGCAATCGCCCTGGGCCACCCCCTGGGCTGCACCGGCGCCAAGCTGACCACCCAGCTGGCCTACGAGATGAACCGGCGCGACGCCAACTGCCGCTGGGGCCTGGTGTCCATGTGCATCGGCTTCGGCATGGGCGCGGCGGGCATCTTTGAGAAAGAGGATTACTAG
- a CDS encoding enoyl-CoA hydratase/isomerase family protein: protein MSLKIEKVGVIGAGVMGATIAAHMANVGLPTVLLDIVPPKMPDALAKKKVSEDSKQFRNFFADSGLQGALKAKPAAFYVPDNAALITTGNLEDDLELLADCDWIIEVVVELLDIKKDLLSRLEKVVSPSAVVTTNTSGISVAAMSEHLSEDFQKRFLGTHFFNPPRYMKLFEIIPGPKTDQGVIDGMADFAEKVLGKGVVFAKDTPNFIANRIGVFGMSYLNQLIDEMELTFEEADALTGTVLGRPKMASYRLADLVGLDTLGHVADNVYDGAPDDEQRDRFVPPAWFKGMLEKGWLGNKTRGGFYKKVKDENGKKQVMVLDRATMEYRPTQKAKFASLEAANQQPGGKAKLKAIYYAKDKAGEFTFKHMSAGLVYAAARIPEISDDVVNIDNAMKWGFNWKMGPFEAWDALGVAKSVEAMKAGGFAIPAWVDEMLADGKESFYKTENGQLYYYDIPSKDYKLVEMSPEIILLPSLKAQNKTVAENKGASLIDLGDGVLCLEFHTKMNSLGQDIITMVDKACDLIENDGWEGLVVANHGTNFSVGANLMLVLFTAQEEEWDELDWMIKKFQDSFMRLKYLSKPVVSAPHQMALGGGCEICLASDRVVAAAETYTGLVEVGVGVIPAGGGTKELLLRNTHERVFKIAKGGLYPKQVYLLPFVARAFETIAMAKVATSGPEAIKMGIFRESDKVVVNADYRIKKAKDNVLALNLAGYTAPRPIENIRVLGRDSMGVFKYALYNMHKAGFVTDHDINVATEVARVLTGGNVLPDTEVSEQYILDLEREAFLKLCGMPQTQARMAHMLKTGKPLRN, encoded by the coding sequence ATGTCCTTGAAGATCGAAAAAGTGGGCGTCATCGGCGCAGGGGTGATGGGAGCCACCATTGCCGCCCACATGGCCAACGTCGGCCTGCCCACGGTGCTGTTGGACATCGTCCCCCCCAAGATGCCCGACGCCCTGGCCAAGAAGAAAGTTAGCGAGGACTCCAAGCAGTTCCGCAACTTCTTTGCCGATTCCGGCCTCCAGGGCGCGCTCAAGGCCAAGCCGGCCGCCTTCTACGTGCCGGACAACGCCGCGCTGATCACCACCGGCAACCTGGAAGACGACCTGGAGCTTCTGGCCGACTGCGACTGGATCATCGAGGTGGTGGTCGAGCTGTTGGACATCAAGAAGGACCTCCTGTCTCGCCTCGAGAAGGTCGTTTCCCCCAGCGCGGTGGTGACCACCAACACCTCGGGCATCTCGGTGGCCGCCATGAGCGAGCACCTGAGCGAGGACTTCCAGAAGCGCTTCCTGGGCACTCACTTCTTCAACCCGCCCCGCTACATGAAGCTCTTCGAGATCATCCCCGGCCCCAAGACCGACCAGGGCGTCATCGACGGCATGGCCGATTTCGCCGAGAAGGTGCTGGGCAAGGGCGTGGTGTTCGCCAAGGACACCCCCAACTTTATCGCCAACCGCATCGGCGTGTTCGGCATGAGCTACCTGAACCAGCTCATCGACGAGATGGAGCTGACCTTCGAGGAAGCCGACGCGCTGACCGGCACGGTGCTGGGCCGCCCCAAGATGGCCTCCTACCGCCTGGCCGACCTGGTGGGCCTGGACACCCTGGGCCACGTGGCCGACAACGTGTACGATGGCGCGCCCGACGACGAGCAGCGCGACCGTTTCGTGCCCCCGGCCTGGTTCAAGGGCATGTTGGAAAAAGGCTGGCTGGGCAACAAGACCCGGGGCGGCTTCTATAAAAAGGTCAAGGACGAGAACGGCAAAAAGCAGGTCATGGTCCTGGACCGGGCCACCATGGAGTACCGCCCCACCCAGAAGGCCAAGTTCGCCTCCCTGGAGGCGGCCAACCAGCAGCCCGGCGGCAAGGCCAAGCTCAAGGCCATCTACTACGCCAAGGACAAGGCCGGCGAGTTCACCTTCAAGCACATGAGCGCCGGCCTGGTCTACGCGGCGGCCCGCATCCCCGAGATCTCCGACGACGTGGTGAACATCGACAACGCCATGAAGTGGGGCTTCAACTGGAAGATGGGCCCCTTCGAGGCCTGGGACGCCCTGGGCGTGGCCAAGTCGGTGGAGGCCATGAAGGCCGGCGGCTTCGCCATCCCCGCCTGGGTGGATGAGATGCTGGCCGACGGCAAGGAGTCCTTCTACAAGACCGAAAACGGACAGCTCTACTACTACGACATCCCCTCCAAGGACTACAAGCTGGTGGAGATGTCGCCCGAGATCATCCTGCTGCCTTCCCTCAAGGCGCAGAACAAGACCGTGGCCGAGAACAAGGGCGCCAGCCTCATCGACCTGGGCGACGGGGTCTTGTGCCTGGAGTTCCACACCAAGATGAACTCCCTGGGCCAGGACATCATCACCATGGTGGACAAGGCCTGCGACCTGATTGAAAACGACGGCTGGGAAGGCCTGGTGGTGGCCAACCACGGGACCAACTTCTCGGTGGGCGCCAACCTCATGCTGGTGCTGTTCACCGCTCAGGAAGAGGAGTGGGACGAGCTGGACTGGATGATCAAGAAATTCCAGGACAGCTTCATGCGCCTGAAGTACCTGTCCAAGCCGGTGGTCTCCGCGCCGCACCAGATGGCCCTGGGCGGCGGCTGCGAGATCTGCCTGGCCTCCGACCGGGTGGTGGCCGCGGCCGAGACCTACACCGGCCTGGTGGAGGTGGGCGTGGGCGTGATCCCCGCCGGCGGCGGCACCAAGGAGCTGTTGCTCAGGAACACCCACGAGCGCGTGTTCAAGATCGCCAAGGGCGGCCTCTACCCCAAGCAGGTTTACCTGCTGCCCTTCGTGGCCCGCGCCTTTGAGACCATCGCCATGGCCAAGGTGGCCACCAGCGGCCCCGAGGCGATCAAGATGGGCATCTTCCGCGAGAGCGACAAGGTGGTGGTCAACGCCGACTACCGCATCAAGAAGGCCAAGGACAACGTGCTGGCCCTGAACCTGGCCGGCTACACCGCACCGCGCCCCATCGAGAACATCCGCGTCCTGGGCCGCGACAGCATGGGCGTGTTCAAGTACGCCCTGTACAACATGCACAAGGCCGGTTTCGTGACCGACCACGACATAAACGTGGCCACCGAGGTGGCCCGGGTGCTCACCGGCGGCAACGTGCTGCCCGACACCGAGGTCAGCGAGCAGTACATCCTGGACCTGGAGCGCGAGGCCTTCCTCAAGCTTTGCGGAATGCCCCAGACCCAAGCGCGCATGGCCCACATGCTCAAGACCGGCAAGCCGCTGCGCAACTGA
- a CDS encoding L,D-transpeptidase, giving the protein MAPLDSQGVPVVWCYHGQAPDTRLVVVDKSRQRLLVLRYLGKLGLEYEYPCASGEKPGPKSVALDERTPEGVYFITHRYKDRKVTIFGDRALHLNYPNPQDKAQGRKGDGIYIHGTNKSYKPRSSNGCLVMANQDLAMVEPLLDEQYTPVIVVERMALPSPELQAAACEYLRTVRLDELLSQAGSAPTSLDLVKANGAKHDLSGLAADLQRLGPGVKAHTKGLALFGAKGQWVLLANQYLTGPKKKGKSRGVALTRRFYLSGAGPGHLKLVQVQWLVPNLAQARLLASWAPPKQAPVAVAKAAPVDSQAQIKAMLNAWLAAWQHKRLKTYMSFYARDFNSGGKNRRQWRKHKAYLNRVYKRISVRAEDVRISVAGDKAKVTFVQHYRSDWHRDLGLKTLELVRHKGRWLIRGEQWEKLPASASPAKRG; this is encoded by the coding sequence TTGGCTCCGTTGGACAGCCAGGGCGTGCCGGTGGTGTGGTGCTATCACGGCCAGGCTCCGGACACCCGCCTGGTGGTGGTGGACAAGTCGCGCCAGCGGCTGCTGGTGCTACGCTATCTGGGCAAGCTGGGCCTGGAGTATGAATACCCCTGCGCCTCTGGCGAAAAGCCGGGCCCCAAGAGCGTGGCCCTGGACGAAAGGACGCCAGAGGGGGTCTATTTCATCACCCACCGCTACAAGGACCGCAAGGTAACCATCTTCGGGGACCGCGCCCTGCACCTGAACTACCCCAACCCCCAGGACAAGGCTCAGGGGCGCAAGGGCGACGGCATCTACATCCACGGCACCAACAAGAGCTACAAGCCGCGCTCTTCCAACGGCTGCCTGGTCATGGCCAACCAGGACCTGGCCATGGTGGAGCCGCTCTTGGACGAGCAGTACACCCCGGTTATCGTGGTGGAGCGCATGGCCTTGCCCAGTCCGGAGCTGCAAGCCGCGGCCTGCGAATATTTGCGCACCGTGCGTCTGGATGAGCTGCTTTCCCAGGCCGGCTCCGCCCCCACCAGCCTGGACCTGGTCAAGGCCAACGGAGCCAAGCACGATCTGAGCGGCCTGGCGGCTGATCTGCAACGCCTGGGGCCGGGCGTCAAGGCGCACACCAAGGGCCTGGCCCTGTTCGGTGCAAAGGGACAGTGGGTGCTTCTGGCCAACCAATACCTCACCGGGCCCAAGAAAAAGGGCAAGAGCAGGGGAGTGGCCCTGACCCGGCGCTTCTACCTGAGCGGCGCCGGCCCAGGCCATCTCAAGCTGGTGCAGGTGCAATGGCTGGTGCCCAACCTGGCCCAGGCTCGCCTGCTGGCCTCCTGGGCGCCGCCCAAGCAGGCCCCCGTGGCGGTGGCCAAGGCCGCGCCCGTGGACTCCCAGGCCCAAATCAAGGCCATGCTCAACGCCTGGCTGGCCGCCTGGCAACACAAGCGTCTCAAGACCTACATGAGCTTCTATGCCCGCGACTTCAACAGCGGGGGCAAGAACCGCCGGCAATGGCGCAAACACAAGGCCTATCTGAACCGGGTCTACAAGCGCATATCCGTGCGCGCCGAGGACGTGCGGATAAGCGTGGCCGGCGACAAGGCCAAGGTCACCTTTGTGCAGCATTACCGCTCGGACTGGCACCGCGACCTGGGCCTGAAGACCCTGGAGCTGGTGCGGCACAAGGGCCGCTGGCTCATTCGCGGCGAACAGTGGGAAAAGCTGCCCGCCTCCGCGTCTCCCGCCAAGCGCGGCTAG
- a CDS encoding polymer-forming cytoskeletal protein, translating into MAPNQLTVIAPGTIVRGDLFSQDLLVVEGGVQGNVVAERVIIKGGGWVQGNLRCASLSIELGGIVDGEVTVEDAALLPRPVKAEQGELGQRDQKALPNGAEEPAPGDGT; encoded by the coding sequence TTGGCCCCCAACCAACTTACCGTCATCGCGCCGGGCACCATCGTGCGGGGAGACCTGTTCAGCCAGGACCTGTTGGTGGTCGAAGGCGGGGTGCAGGGTAACGTGGTGGCCGAGCGGGTGATCATCAAGGGCGGCGGCTGGGTGCAGGGCAATCTGCGCTGCGCCTCGCTGTCCATAGAGCTGGGGGGCATCGTGGACGGCGAGGTCACCGTGGAGGACGCGGCCCTTTTGCCGCGCCCGGTCAAGGCCGAGCAAGGGGAACTGGGCCAGCGGGACCAGAAGGCCCTGCCCAACGGCGCCGAGGAGCCCGCGCCCGGAGACGGAACCTGA
- a CDS encoding cupin domain-containing protein, giving the protein MLVKRADALPVFTATDGCSLAEVIHPNNDATSPGVSLSRASLPPKGVTSPHRLDFVEIYYVLRGRGVMHLDGESAEIGPESCVYVPPGTVQWVANPGPGELVFLCVCQPAWSAEGDHPA; this is encoded by the coding sequence ATGCTGGTCAAGCGGGCCGACGCGCTGCCGGTGTTCACGGCCACGGACGGCTGCTCCCTGGCCGAGGTCATCCACCCCAACAACGACGCCACCAGCCCGGGGGTGAGCCTGTCCCGGGCCAGCCTGCCGCCCAAGGGGGTCACCAGCCCCCATCGCCTGGATTTCGTGGAGATCTATTACGTGCTGCGGGGACGGGGGGTCATGCACCTGGACGGCGAGTCCGCCGAGATCGGCCCGGAGAGCTGCGTGTACGTGCCTCCGGGAACGGTGCAATGGGTGGCCAACCCCGGCCCCGGGGAATTGGTGTTTCTGTGCGTGTGCCAGCCGGCCTGGAGCGCCGAGGGCGACCACCCGGCCTGA
- a CDS encoding NAD(P)H-dependent oxidoreductase has protein sequence MAKVLIAYFSHGGNTRKMAEALAESIKAGGCEVSLKKLGEATVDDLRAADGVLLGSPCYFGCMAAEMKKFIDESIALFGKGELVGKPAGAFASTGGIGGGGELTLMSMIQGLLIHGMVVQGSRKGGHFGPLAIGEPDERVLGECATYGAQFAALCARLAG, from the coding sequence ATGGCCAAAGTCCTGATCGCTTATTTTTCCCATGGAGGCAACACCCGCAAGATGGCCGAGGCCCTGGCCGAGAGCATCAAAGCGGGCGGCTGCGAAGTGTCGCTCAAGAAGCTCGGCGAGGCGACGGTGGACGACCTGCGCGCGGCCGACGGGGTGCTCCTGGGCTCTCCCTGCTACTTCGGCTGCATGGCCGCGGAGATGAAAAAATTCATCGACGAGTCCATCGCCCTGTTCGGCAAGGGCGAACTGGTGGGCAAGCCGGCGGGGGCCTTTGCCAGCACCGGCGGCATCGGGGGCGGCGGTGAGCTGACCCTCATGTCCATGATCCAGGGCCTCTTGATCCACGGCATGGTGGTGCAGGGCTCGCGCAAGGGCGGCCACTTCGGCCCCCTGGCCATCGGCGAGCCGGACGAGCGGGTGCTGGGCGAGTGCGCCACCTACGGGGCCCAGTTCGCGGCCCTGTGCGCGCGCCTGGCCGGGTAG
- a CDS encoding amidohydrolase family protein encodes MLKSGRIAALGGEALAAGAPRREMPGLWLSAAPIDAHVHLQMRSGLQAALDACNWAGLAAVRDLGHRAAQQTPRRNDQAPLVVAAGVGLGAVGEAAYWLAEPVAGAEGFARAVDERAAQGCGVIKLFATGLLDIENVGQVCHPQALSAEEVRAAVEHAHAAGLKVSVHANGEAAVRQAIEQGADCIEHGYFLGRDTLARMAELGVEWSPTLAPIEGHAVDPAGRNTPAQRAAWSEIGALQKEQMRQAVELGVRLVLGSDAGSYGVPHAEGAFLEMRAWLEAGLAPELVYDASTRRAAKALGLAGELGGIFPGARAWLLGTRQDPRGDPLQLARPLWRSF; translated from the coding sequence TTGCTGAAGTCCGGCCGGATCGCGGCCCTGGGTGGCGAGGCCCTGGCCGCCGGGGCTCCCCGCAGGGAGATGCCCGGCCTGTGGCTCTCGGCCGCGCCCATCGACGCCCACGTGCACTTGCAGATGCGCTCCGGCTTGCAGGCGGCCTTGGACGCCTGCAACTGGGCCGGGCTGGCCGCGGTGCGCGACCTGGGCCACCGCGCCGCGCAGCAAACGCCCCGCCGAAACGATCAAGCTCCCTTGGTGGTGGCGGCCGGGGTGGGGCTGGGAGCGGTAGGCGAGGCGGCCTATTGGCTGGCCGAGCCCGTGGCCGGAGCCGAGGGCTTTGCCCGCGCGGTGGATGAGCGCGCGGCCCAGGGCTGCGGGGTCATCAAGCTATTCGCCACAGGTCTGCTGGACATCGAAAACGTGGGTCAGGTGTGCCATCCCCAGGCCCTGAGTGCCGAGGAGGTGCGGGCGGCGGTGGAGCATGCTCATGCCGCCGGGCTAAAGGTGTCGGTGCACGCCAACGGCGAGGCGGCGGTCAGGCAGGCGATAGAGCAGGGGGCGGACTGCATCGAGCACGGCTATTTTCTGGGCCGCGATACCCTGGCCCGCATGGCCGAGCTGGGGGTGGAGTGGTCGCCCACCTTGGCGCCCATCGAGGGCCACGCCGTTGATCCGGCCGGGCGCAACACCCCGGCCCAGCGGGCGGCCTGGAGCGAGATCGGGGCCCTGCAAAAAGAGCAGATGCGCCAAGCCGTGGAGCTGGGAGTGCGCCTGGTCCTGGGCAGCGACGCGGGCTCCTACGGCGTGCCCCACGCGGAGGGCGCATTTTTGGAGATGCGCGCCTGGTTGGAGGCCGGGCTGGCCCCGGAGTTGGTGTATGATGCCTCCACCCGCCGGGCGGCAAAGGCCCTGGGCCTGGCCGGAGAGCTGGGGGGCATCTTCCCCGGGGCCCGCGCTTGGCTTTTGGGCACGCGGCAAGACCCGCGCGGCGATCCCTTGCAGCTGGCCCGCCCCCTCTGGCGGAGTTTTTAG